The following coding sequences are from one Saccopteryx bilineata isolate mSacBil1 chromosome 3, mSacBil1_pri_phased_curated, whole genome shotgun sequence window:
- the NQO2 gene encoding ribosyldihydronicotinamide dehydrogenase [quinone] isoform X1 codes for MAGKKVLIVYAHQELRSLNGSLKKVAEDELGKQGCIVTVSDLYAMDFEPRATRNDITASSSPGALSNPKLFNYGVEAYEAYKKRSLTSDIVDEQKKVQEADLVIFQFPLYWFSVPAILKGWMDRVLCQGFAFDFPEFYDSGFLKDKLALLSITTGSTAEMYTKTGVSGDFRYLLWPLQHGTLHFCGFKVLDPQISFAPEFASEEERKGMVVSWAQRLKNIWKEEPIPCTPPWYFGQ; via the exons ATGGCAG GTAAGAAAGTGCTCATCGTCTATGCACACCAAGAACTCAGGTCTCTCAATGGGTCTTTGAAGAAAGTGGCTGAGGATGAACTGGGCAAGCAGGGCTGCATTGTCACTGTGTCTGACCTCTACGCCATGGACTTTGAGCCGAGAGCCACAAGGAATGATATCACTG CTTCTTCCTCTCCAGGTGCTCTCTCAAATCCTAAGCTCTTCAATTATGGGGTGGAAGCGTATGAAGCCTACAAGAAGCGATCTCTTACCAGTGACATAGTTGACGAGCAGAAAAAGGTTCAGGAAGCTGACCTAGTGATATTtcag TTCCCGCTGTACTGGTTCAGTGTGCCGGCTATCCTGAAGGGCTGGATGGACAGGGTACTGTGCCAGGGGTTTGCCTTCGACTTCCCGGAATTCTATGATTCTGGTTTTCTCAAG GATAAACTGGCCCTCCTTTCGATAACCACCGGGAGCACGGCCGAGATGTATACGAAAACTGGAGTCAGTGGGGATTTTAGATACCTCCTGTGGCCCCTCCAG CATGGTACATTGCACTTCTGTGGATTTAAAGTCCTTGACCCTCAGATCAGTTTTGCTCCTGAGTTTGcatcagaagaagaaagaaaggggatggTGGTATCTTGGGCCCAGAGGCTGAAAAACATCTGGAAGGAAGAGCCCATTCCCTGTACACCGCCATGGTACTTTGGGCAATAA
- the NQO2 gene encoding ribosyldihydronicotinamide dehydrogenase [quinone] isoform X3: protein MDFEPRATRNDITASSSPGALSNPKLFNYGVEAYEAYKKRSLTSDIVDEQKKVQEADLVIFQFPLYWFSVPAILKGWMDRVLCQGFAFDFPEFYDSGFLKDKLALLSITTGSTAEMYTKTGVSGDFRYLLWPLQHGTLHFCGFKVLDPQISFAPEFASEEERKGMVVSWAQRLKNIWKEEPIPCTPPWYFGQ, encoded by the exons ATGGACTTTGAGCCGAGAGCCACAAGGAATGATATCACTG CTTCTTCCTCTCCAGGTGCTCTCTCAAATCCTAAGCTCTTCAATTATGGGGTGGAAGCGTATGAAGCCTACAAGAAGCGATCTCTTACCAGTGACATAGTTGACGAGCAGAAAAAGGTTCAGGAAGCTGACCTAGTGATATTtcag TTCCCGCTGTACTGGTTCAGTGTGCCGGCTATCCTGAAGGGCTGGATGGACAGGGTACTGTGCCAGGGGTTTGCCTTCGACTTCCCGGAATTCTATGATTCTGGTTTTCTCAAG GATAAACTGGCCCTCCTTTCGATAACCACCGGGAGCACGGCCGAGATGTATACGAAAACTGGAGTCAGTGGGGATTTTAGATACCTCCTGTGGCCCCTCCAG CATGGTACATTGCACTTCTGTGGATTTAAAGTCCTTGACCCTCAGATCAGTTTTGCTCCTGAGTTTGcatcagaagaagaaagaaaggggatggTGGTATCTTGGGCCCAGAGGCTGAAAAACATCTGGAAGGAAGAGCCCATTCCCTGTACACCGCCATGGTACTTTGGGCAATAA
- the NQO2 gene encoding ribosyldihydronicotinamide dehydrogenase [quinone] isoform X2: MAGKKVLIVYAHQELRSLNGSLKKVAEDELGKQGCIVTVSDLYAMDFEPRATRNDITGALSNPKLFNYGVEAYEAYKKRSLTSDIVDEQKKVQEADLVIFQFPLYWFSVPAILKGWMDRVLCQGFAFDFPEFYDSGFLKDKLALLSITTGSTAEMYTKTGVSGDFRYLLWPLQHGTLHFCGFKVLDPQISFAPEFASEEERKGMVVSWAQRLKNIWKEEPIPCTPPWYFGQ, encoded by the exons ATGGCAG GTAAGAAAGTGCTCATCGTCTATGCACACCAAGAACTCAGGTCTCTCAATGGGTCTTTGAAGAAAGTGGCTGAGGATGAACTGGGCAAGCAGGGCTGCATTGTCACTGTGTCTGACCTCTACGCCATGGACTTTGAGCCGAGAGCCACAAGGAATGATATCACTG GTGCTCTCTCAAATCCTAAGCTCTTCAATTATGGGGTGGAAGCGTATGAAGCCTACAAGAAGCGATCTCTTACCAGTGACATAGTTGACGAGCAGAAAAAGGTTCAGGAAGCTGACCTAGTGATATTtcag TTCCCGCTGTACTGGTTCAGTGTGCCGGCTATCCTGAAGGGCTGGATGGACAGGGTACTGTGCCAGGGGTTTGCCTTCGACTTCCCGGAATTCTATGATTCTGGTTTTCTCAAG GATAAACTGGCCCTCCTTTCGATAACCACCGGGAGCACGGCCGAGATGTATACGAAAACTGGAGTCAGTGGGGATTTTAGATACCTCCTGTGGCCCCTCCAG CATGGTACATTGCACTTCTGTGGATTTAAAGTCCTTGACCCTCAGATCAGTTTTGCTCCTGAGTTTGcatcagaagaagaaagaaaggggatggTGGTATCTTGGGCCCAGAGGCTGAAAAACATCTGGAAGGAAGAGCCCATTCCCTGTACACCGCCATGGTACTTTGGGCAATAA